In the Leptotrichia sp. oral taxon 223 genome, TATTTTAGAAAAAATTGAAATATTAAAAGATAAATCATCAATAAAAGAAAATCAAAATTTATCCAAATATATTGATAACGATGAATTTAATATTATTAAAAGAAAAAATGAATTAATAAATACTATTTTTGAAAATGTATTTAAATTTGACAAATCAATTTTTCATTTAACAAAAGAAGACATTGAAAGATACAAATATTTTGAAAATATTTTTATAGAAAATGATGAAAAAGAATTATTAAAATTGCTAAAAGAAGAAGGTAAAAATTTTGAAGTTGTGTTGTCTAAAAACCCAAAATATAATGAGTTAAATAATAAATTTAAAAATTTGGATAATATAAAATTTAATGATGAACTTATATAATTCTAATTAGAAAAACTTTTGGATATAAAAGAAAGTCGTGCTAGAGATTTGTTAAGATATTTGGTGAAAAATAATATGTTACAAAAAATAGGAGTAACTAGAAATATCAGATATATAAAAACCGTCGGAAAAAAATTAAGCAACGAAAATCACTAAGAAATCGTTGCTTAAAAATTATTAATTATCTTTTGTATTTGTGATAATTTAATTTATTATAAGACTGCAAAGTTTTTTGTTATCTGAAATACGATATAAATCCATTTTAGGTCTATTTTTTTTATCAAACGAATAAGATAATTTGTAATTTGAAAAAACTTGTGTTTTGTCACTCAAGTTTGTAAAATAGATAGAATTTTCATTTTCTTTTACTTCGTAATCTAATTGTGAAAGTTCAAGCGAAACTTTTCCTGTTTTTAGTGCTGCACGATTATCCAATATGCTAACTGAAATAGACGGCTTGCCATTTTCATTCAAGAATTTTATATAAGTAAGTCCCTTAAAAGTTCTGTCAACAGAATAAGGGCATCTCCAAACTTCAGAAGATATTTGGTCGATATTAGTGTCAGAAAAACTTAAACTGCAAATTAACAAAGAAAATAAAAATATAATTTTTTTCATAAAATCACTCCCAAATAATAATTTTTTTATATTTTATAATATTTTTTTAGGAAAATCAATAATAAAAACTAATATTTAAAATTTTACATTATTTTTAGAACTAAATGCATTTTGAAAAAATCCATCGGATAAGTTAAATTCGAAAGTTTCACGGCTGATGTAACCGACAGTTTTGTCGCTTTCGTAAAGTTGAATGAGAAAATTTGCCATTTCTTCGGATGTATGATAGTTTGGATAAGATTTATCATAATCAAAATTAGTTTTACCAGTTGCGATATTTCCAAAGTTAGTTTTGGTTGCGGCGGGTGCTAGGACTTTTGCTTTTAATTGTGTGTTGTTTTGCTTTAATTCTAGTGCGAGTCCTTCTGTGAAGGCGTTTACGTAAAATTTTGTGGCACAGTAGATAATTGCGTTTGGAACGATTGTGTAGCCTCCTGCTGAGGAGATATTGATTAATTGAGAGCCTTTTTCGTTGTGGTAATCTTGGACGTATAAAGAAGATAGCAAAGTTAATGCCTCTACATTAAGATGAAGCATATCTGAAATTTTGTTTAAGGGTTGCTCTTTTACATCGCCATACATTCCAAAACCTGCATTGTTTATTAAAGTTTCAATATGATAGTTGTTTAATTTTGAATATAGTTCAGGAATTTTATAGACATCTGTTAAGTCAAAATCTATTACAAGAATGTCCAAATTAGGATTTTTCTTTAAAATTTCGCTTTTTAAGTCTTCTAGTAAATTCTTTCTTCGTGCAATCAGAATAAGATTTTTATTTCTTTCTGCAAATTTTAGAGCCACAGCCTTTCCTATTCCCGAACTTGCTCCTGTTATAACAGTATATTTGGTTTTCATAGTTATTACCTCCATAAATTTGATAAATAAAGGATAACAGTTAGAGTATAGTATAAGTCAAGAGTTTTTTGAAAAATTTTCCCAAATTAAAGTTTTTTAATAATTTTTGCAGGTGTCCCAGCTACAATCACATTATCAGGCACATTTTTTGTAACAGTTGAATTTGCTGCAACGACTGAATTTTCTCCAATAGTTACTCCCGCTAAAACTGTAGATCCAGCTCCAATCCAAGCATTTTTCTTTATAATAATTTCTCCAGTCGTAAGTCCTCTTCTTTTGCTTGGTTCTAAAATATGATTTACAGTGAGCAGTGAAACTTTAGGTCCAATAAGCACATCATCTTCAATTGTAATTCCTCCTAAATCAACAAATATTGCTTCTTTATTCACAAAAATATTTTTTCCAAAAGAAATATGTTTTCCAAAGTCAGTTTGAAATGGTAAAGAAACTGTAACAGATTTATTAATTGATTTACCAGTTATTTTTTCAAGATACTCTAATTTTTCTTCATTTGTTTTATATCCATTATTCATTTCAGCAATCAATTTTTCATTTTCCCCTTTGGCGATATGAATTTCTTTAAAAAGTTCATCATCTTTCAAAATTTCATTTACTTTTTTAATTTTTTCTAATAAAGTTTCCATTTTTTCCTCCAAAATTTTTTCTTTAAGTTGTTTTTATCTTACATATTTAGTATAATATAAAACAATAAAAATATCTAATACTTATAACTAATATTCATCTATTAGTTTTAGTTATAGTAAAAAAGGAGAAAAAATGGAATTAAGAGCTTTAAAATATTTTTTAGTTGTGGCAACAGAAAGAAATATTTCTAATGCGGCTAAAATTCTTTATGTTTCACAGCCAGCACTTTCAAAACAATTAAAAAATTTGGAAGAAGAGTTGGGTGTTATTCTTTTTAAAAGAGGGAATCGGAATATTACTTTAACAGAAGATGGTGTTTATTTTTTAACAAAAGCAAAAGAAATTTTAGCATTAGTTGATACGGCAGTTGCCAACTTGACACAAGAAGATATTGTTGGAGGAGAGATAAATATTGGTGCAGGAGAAAGTGCTCAAATGGGACATATTTTTAAGATTATTAATGATATGATGATTGATTATCCAAATATAAAAACAAATGTTACTAGTGGAAATGCAGACGAAATGCTTTTAAAACTGGATAATGGAACTTTAGATTTTGCAATTACATTTGGGTTTGTGGATAAAAGTAAATATGAGCATTTGAGTTTGCCCTGGTGTGATAAATGGGGATTGCTTGTGAGAAAGGATAATTTTCTTGCAAAAAAAGACTATATTTTGTCCAAAGATTTAGAAAACATTCCTTTAATTATTTCAAAACAAACAAATGTGGATAATTTTTTAGCTGGCTGGATAGGAAAAAGTATAGAAAATTTTAATGTTGTAGGTACTTTTAACTTACTTTATAATGCATCATTAATGGCAAAGCAAAATATTGGAAGCGTTCTATGCTTTGATGGAATAATAAATACGAGTGAAAGCAATTTGAAATTTATTCCATTAAAACCAGAGCTTGAAACAGAAATGAGTATTATTTGGAAAAAGAATCAAACTTTATCAAATATTGCGAAAAAATTTTTAGAAAATTTAAAAAATTCTATCTCACAAGTATAATTATAAGTTATAATAGAATATAACTTATATATATTTGTAATAATTTAAAAATTGATGTATAATTCATTTATGAAAACGAGATAAGAAAACAAAAAATAAATTAAAGAAAAGGAATGTGATAAAAATATTGAAAAAAAGATTATTAGTAGGAGCAATATTAGGAATGATGACTATAGGAGGAAATATTATGGCAATACCAGCAATTAAGCAAGTGAAAGATTCGAGTATAAAATTAGAACAAAAATGGGATAAAGTTTTCCCTGAAAGCAATAAAGTTGAGCATACAAAAGTTATGTTTAAAAATCGTTATGGAATAACTCTGGTTGGGGATTTGTATGTTCCAAAAAATATTGGAAATCAAAAACTATCCGCAATAGCAATTTCAGGTCCATTTGGAGCAGTTAAAGAGCAATCATCAGGACTATATGCTCAGACATTGGCAGAAAGAGGATTTGTAACATTAGCGTTTGATGGTTCATATACAGGAGAAAGTGGAGGACAGCCAAGAAATGTTCCATCACCTGAAATTAATACAGAAGATTTTAGTGCGGCAGTTGATTTCTTAGGAACACAATCATTTATTGATAGAGATAAAATCGGAATTTTAGGAATTTGCGGTTGGGGAGGATTTGCTTTAAATGCAGGAATTTCAGATACTCGTATAAAAGCAGTAGCAACTTCAACAATGTACGATATGACAAGAGTTTCTGCAAAAGGTTACAACGATTCGGTTGATGCAGAAGGAAGATATAATTTGAAAAAACAATTGAACGAAGCTAGATGGAAAGCAGTTGAAGATGGCTATGCTGATTTATTACCGGCAAATAATCTGAGAAAAGAACAAATTACAAAAGATACACCAAAATTTGTTGCAGAATACTCTGATTTCTATACAACAAAAAGAGGATATCATCCTCGTGCAGTAAATTCTAACCCAAATGGTTCTTGGACTACAACTGGAATGTTACCATTAATTAATATGCCTATATTAGAATATGCTTCTGAAATGAGAACACCAACTTTAATAGTTGCTGGTGAAAATGCACATTCAAGATATTTCTCAGAAGATGCCTATAAAGCATTGGGAAATAAAAATAAGGAATTATACATTGTAAAAGGTGCAGTGCATACAGATTTATATGATGGTGGAAAAAATCATGTAATTCCATTTGATAAATTTGAAAGTTTCTTTAAAGCGAATTTAAAATAATTTTACAATTTCAGGCTACTGCTCAAACTTTGTGGTAGCCTTTTATTTTTAAGCGATGGAGGGAATATGAAAAAATTTATACTAATAGTAATTGCATTTATTTTATTATTTGCTAATCAAATTTTTGGAAAAGGAGAAAATAATATGAAAATAAAGATAAATGGGTATATATTGGCAGTTGAACTAGCTGAAAATTCGACAACTGATGAATTGAAAAAAAGATTATCTAAAGGCTCGATAACTTTAAATATGAAAGATTATGGAAATATGGAAAAAGTCGGCGATTTTGAAAAACCGCTCCCAACTAACAATAAGCAAATGTCTACCGATGCAGGAGATATAACTTTGTATCAAGGAAAATCTTTAGCAATTTATTATGATAAAAATAGCTGGAGTTTAACAAAAATTGGGAAAATAAAAAATGTCAGTAAAGATGAACTGAAAAAAATACTTGGAAATGGAAATGTAAAAGCAGAATTTTATTTGGATTAATAAAATCATAAAAAATTGAAGTTATCACGAGAAAGGTAACTTCTTTTTTGTATCATTGTTCTTTTATTTTTTTTGTTGTATAATAGTTTTATAAATTGTTTTTGAAAGAGGAAGTAAAAATAATGCAAATAAAGGAATTTTCAGAAAAAACAGGTTTAACTCCATACACAATAAGATTTTATGAAAAAAAGGAGCTGTTTCGTGTAAAAAGAGACGAAAAGAATAGAAGAATATACGATGAAACCGATATTGAATGGATAAAAATGTTAAAAAGATTAAAAGATATGGGAATGAAATTGAGTGAAATTAAGAAATATTCAGATTTACGGTATGAGGGGAACGAAACGATAAAAGAAAGAATGGAAATTTTGACAAACCATAAAAAATATGTAAACATAGAAATTGAAAAGTGGCAAAAATATTTACAAAATCTTGACGATAAACTTGAAATTTATGAGAATTATTTAAAAAGTATTTCTGAAAAATAAAAGGGTTATAAATATATAGAAATTTAGGAGTAAATATGCTTACAAATACAAATATAACTTGGGGATTTGCCTTGTTATCACCTTTTATAATTCCAGTATTAATTTTATTAACTGTTTGGTTTTTTGTTTCAAAACGAAAGTTTAATTTTCTTATCGCATTTACAATTTTATCATTATTATTTGTTAGGTATCTTCGTTTTCCTTATGACACAGTTAATCGTAACAGCGAACTTGAAATATCAAAAAATTTTTTGATAAAGAGAGCTTTAAGCTCGGATTCGGAACATGAAGTTTATAAACTTGTAGATAAGACAAAACCTGAGGATTTAATCTTGTATTTAGATGGATTATCTAAAATTAATAATAATTGGATTGGCTATATTGAGGAAACAGATTCTTATGAAGGAAAATACGGTATCAAACCAGAAACATATTTTTTAATTAATAGTAATAATGTTGAGTATAACTTAGATGAGAAAACTTTAGAAAAACGATTAAATCTAAAAGAAATAAAATTACAGGATGCAGAGCACTTTGTTGATAAATTTGGAAGTAAAAAAGAAATTATGTATCAATATCAATTAGATAAAACAGGAGATTTAGATGAAAATATTTCTTTAAATTCAGAATTAAGCAAGAAATTGGAAACAAAGTATAAAAAAGACAGAGCATTCTATTTGATGTTTTGGAGTGTAATGTTGCTTATAGAAATTATTTATCTGTTTATAAAAAATAGAAAAATTACAAAAAGTAATAAAGATTAGAAGGAGGAAAAAGGATGGAAAAAAATGAAAATAAATTTACATTAAAACCAAAAGACTTTTTAGTATTGATTTTATTTACAATAATCTATTTGTTCTTTCAGAAAACAATATATCCAGCATTGGCATTTTTGTTTTGGTTAATTTTTACAATGCGGATAGAAGAAATAATTTTTAATGCTTTAGAATTTTTAAATCTTTCAAAAGGAACCATAAGTATTATTGATATTGTGATTACGGGAATTGCTTTGCTAACAGTGCTTATGTTTGTATTTTACTTGGGATATTTATGCAGTAAATTTTTGAAAAAAATTAATAAAACTTTGTTAGGTAGTGTAATGATAGCGATTTTAATCTATTTTTTGTATAAAGTTTTCACAGAAACAGATGAAAATACAACAATGTTTTCACCATCAGCACGGGAAATACATATTTTCTGTACAGCATCACATATTTTTTATACAATTGGAGTATTTTATAGCGACAAAGTTAAGAAAATATTAGATAAAATAAAATTCAAAAGAAAATAAATTTTTTTCCAAATCCAATTTGCTTATGGCATTTTTATCTGTTATACTTATTTTAATGGGAATAAATAAATTTTTTAGATAAATTTAAAATAGGAGCAAAATTTATGGAAAGAAAACACAAAAATATAATGTTGCTGGGGACAGGTTCTAATGTGGGAAAAAGCATAATCAATGCAGGGTTTTGCAGAATATTTTATCAAGACGGGTATAGTGTGGTGCCGTTCAAGTCACAGAATATGGCTTTAAATTCGTTTATTACGAAGGATGGAAAAGAGATGGGGAGAGCTCAGGTGGTGCAGGCTGAAGCGGCTAATATCGAGCCTCAGGCATTTATGAATCCGATATTATTAAAGCCTACAACAGACAGAAAATCACAGGTTATTGTGAATGGAAAAGTTTACAAAAATATGGATGCTAGAGAATATTTTGCCTATAAGCATAATTTAAAAAAGGATATAATGGCGGCGTACAATCACATAAGGGATAACTTTGATATTTGCGTGCTGGAAGGGGCAGGAAGCCCTGCGGAAATTAATTTGAAGGAAGACGATATTGTAAATACAGGAATGGCGGAAATGGCTGATTCGCCTGTTATTTTAGTTGCTGATATTGACAGAGGCGGTGTTTTTGCGGCAATTTATGGGACAATTATGCTTCTTGAGGAAAGTGAGAGAAAACGTATAAAAGGTGTAATTATAAATAAATTTAGAGGAGATAAGAGCCTTTTGACTCCTGGAATTGAGATGATTGAAGAGTTGACAAATGTAACTGTTCTGGGAGTAGTGCCGTTTGTGCGACTAGGAATCGAGGAGGAAGACAGTCTGGGAATTGACAAGTATAATGTGAAAAAAGAAGGGAAAATTCGGATTTCGGTTATTAAACTAAAACATATATCGAATTTTACAGATATTGACCCACTTAGCCATTATAACGATGTTTCCTTGAAATATGTTACAAAAAGCTCTGAACTTGGAGATGAGGACATTATTATTATTCCTGGCTCTAAAAATACTGTGGAAGACATGAAGGACTTGATTGATAAAAATATAAGCAGGGAAATTATAAGGCTTGCAAAAAGAGGAACGATAGTATTTGGAATTTGTGGCGGTTTTCAAATAATGGGACAAAAAATAATGGATCCTCAAAATATTGAATCTAATCTAAAAGAAATTTCAGGCTTAGATTTACTAGACATAGAAACAGTTATGGAAACAGCAAAAACAACAACACAGTATGAAAATAAAATAAAAAATGCAGATGGGATACTCGCTGGAATGGAAGGCATTGAAATAAAAGGCTATGAAATACATCAAGGCTACAGTTATCCTGTAAATGAGGAAAAAACTGAGATAAAATGTATCTTTGACGATGAAAAGCTAAAAGGTGCTGTAAAAGGAAATGTTGTCGGAACCTATATTCACGGAATATTTGACAATTCTGAATTTACAAATCATTTTCTGAACAAAGTAAGAAAACTTAAAGGACTAGACAAAGTCGATGAAGATTTTAGTTTCAAAGAATATAAAAACAGGGAATACGATAAATTAGCACAAATTTTGAGAGAAAATGTCGATATTGATAAGGTTTATGAAATAATGGGGATGGAATAAATTGACATTTGTAATAAAAATTTAGATTGCCCATGTGCTTTATCTCTGGATATGGTGACAAATGAAATCAGAAAATATATAATTAAAAATTTTCAAAAATGTTTTGCTGAAATTAAAGACATCGAAATAAAAAAACTATATAATTAATTTTTAGGAGATTTAGAAAAAATGCAGAGTGAATATGATAAAAATGATGATGAATTAGTAGAAAGATATAAAAACGAAAATTTAGAAATTTATAATTATAAAGGAATAACATTAGGGGATAGCATAGAAAAAATTTATCCTCTTATGAAAATTTATCATACAGAGTATCGTAAAAATGACAGAAGAGAAAGATATAACTTAATAATGGAAATAGAAAATTCATATATTCACATAGACATATATTCAAGAAAAGTAGTGGAGATAGAAATCTATGATGAAAATTATTTATTAGGCGAATTTAAAGTTGGAAGTGAGATGACAACTGAATTATGTGAAAAATACGATCTTTTAGATGTAGATGATGTAGATACAGGGGAAATATATTATTATCCTGAAAAAGGGTTTATGCACGCAGAATTTTGTGTAAACCCTGAAGATGTTATATCAAAAATAAATAAAATAACTTTTTCCATATATGTAGAAACTCCTTCAGAAAATAATGTTAAAGATACTTTAAAAGCCAAAAAAATAGAAGATATTTACCATTCATTATATAATTTTGGAGAAATAGAAATAGATATTAAAAATAAAGAAATTATTGGAAGATTAGAAGAAAATATATTTACATTTGATTTATTGAACGGTAATTTAAAAAATATTGAAATTAAAAAATAAGAGATTGAAATAAAAATGAATTTGATTTTAAAGAAAATTTAGACAAAACAGTTAATATATTTTATCAGTATAAGTTTTGTACAAGGAGAGGAAAATGGATTTTCATGGTGGTAATATTTATAAAATATTCAGGGAAAAAAATATAACAGAAATACTAGATTACAGCTCAAATATAAATCCTTACGGAGTGCCTGAGAGCCTAAAGCAGAAGATTACGGAAAATATTGGGATTCTTGAGAGATATCCTGACCCTGATTATGTGGAATTACGTGAAAAATTGGCTCAACTGAATAAAGTTGAACTGGAAAATATTGTGCTGGGAAATGGTGCAACAGAAGCTATATTTTTGTTCATAAAAGTGATAAAGCCCGAAAAAGTATTGATTGTGTCGCCTACTTTTGGGGAATATGAAAGGGCAGTAAGAGCGTGTAAAAATTCTGAAAGTCAAAAAATTGAAATTAAATATTTTGAATTAGAAGAAAAAGACGAGTTTAGACTTAATATTGGGAAATTAAAAAAGGAACTTGAGAAAAAATACGATTTGGTAATAATTTGCAATCCGAATAATCCGACTGGAAAATTTTTGAAAATGGCTGAAACAGAGGAAATTTTGAAAGAATGCAATAGATATGATACAAAGTTGTTTATTGATGAGGCATTTATCGAATTTTTAAAGGATGGACTAAAGGAAAGCATTGTAAATAGTGGGGAAAATAAGAAAAATTTGTTTGTAACTCGTGCATTTACAAAATTTTTTGCTATTCCAGGATTACGATTGGGATATGGAATTTATTTTGACAAAAGTTTAGAAAAGAAAATTGCTGAAAAAAAAGAGCCGTGGAGCGTGAACAATATCGCTGAAATGGCTGGAATAACGGTGCTTGATGATACAGAATACATAGAAAAGACATTAAACTGGATAACAGAAGAAAAAAAATACATGTATGAAAGACTGAATGAAATTTCAGGAATAAAGCCTTATGAGAGTGAAGTAAACTTTATTTGCGTAAAAATAAAAGATGAGCTGATTTCTAAAGGACTGAATGTGAAAAAATTACGGGAAAAAATGATGGAAGAAGGAATTTTGATAAGGGATGCATCCAATTTTAAATTTTTGGATGAAAGATTTTTTAGGCTGGCAATTAAGGATAGAAAGAGTAATGATAGGGTTGTTAGCGCTTTGAAAGAAATTTTAGAATAAAAAATTTGAACTTATCAGATTTGACAACAATTCATATATGAGAAATTCTGGAAACGAGGAAGAATTTGGTATTGAAAGTTATAATTGGTAGAATTATGTTTATTAGTATTTTAAATGGGGATTCTTATGATTTATAAGATATTCCCTATTATTTTATAGTAAAATTGCTTTAAAACTAAACTCAAAAGTTATGACTATTTTACTCAAACCCTAAATTTATATAATTTTTAGTAGTTTAATTTTAAATAGGTTTGAATATATTTTGTTATAAATTTACGATTAGAATGTTTGAGTATCTTATTATTAAATTGAATTGACAAAAAATGGAAAAATTAATAGAATATAGATAATCGTCTGTAAGGAGAAAGAGTAAAAATAAAAAAATCAAAATACTAAAATTTATGCATCATTTCATATAATAAATTAAATTTAGTAATATTCATTTTGGAGATAGAAATTAAGAAAAATTATTTTAAAAAATTACAAAATTATATAAAATAAAAATTGGAGAGAAAAAAAATGAAGGAAAATTTAGTAAAGAATTTTTATATTCTAAGTTTTAGTTATAAAAATTTGAGTTTGGAAGAAAGGGAAAAGTTTGTAAAAGAGGGGTATAGACATGTTTTGAGGGAGTATTTGGAAAAAAGGATTATAAAGGGGTATGTGGCTGTTGAAACTTGCCTTAGGATAGAGCTTTATTTGGATGTTAGCAAGGAATTTGAAATTGAGAGGTTAAAGAGGGATTTTAGGATTGAGAAGATGAAGGACTATAATGGGGCTGAAGCTGTGCATTATTTATTGCGGGTGATTTGTGGGCTGGATTCGATAATAAAGGGAGAAGATCAGATTCTTGTACAGCTTAAAAAGGCATATTTTGATGCTCTTGACAAAAATATTACATCTTCTTTTTTGAATATAATGTTTAATCAGGCGATAGAAACTGGGAAAAGATTTAGGGCGGAAAGTAAAATAAATGAAAAAAATATTTCACTTGATTCGATAGCTGTAAAATTTATAAGAACAAAATTTGAGAGCCTTGAAAATAAAAAAATATTTGTAATTGGAGTGGGAGATTTGAGCCAGTCAATTCTTGCACTTTTTCACAAAATGAACAATTGCCATTTGACAATGACAAATAGAAGTTTACGACGATCAATTGAATTGCAGAAAGTGTATCCAGACGTTCAGACAGCAGAATTTAACGAGAAATATAATGTTATAAAAAATATGGATATTGTAATAAGTGCCACTTCTGCACCACATTTGATTCTTGAAACAGCGAAAATTCAAAATATTCTGAATGATGGAAAAAAACGGTTTTTCCTTGATTTAGCAGTTCCGAGAGATATTGAGGCAAGTATAGGGGAGTTTGAAAATACTTCACTTTATCATTTGGAGGATATTTGGGATGAATATAATAAAAATGTGGAAAAACGGGATGAAATTGTAGAAAAATATTCTTACATTATTGAGGAGCAGTTAAAAAAAATAGCGGAAAAACTTGAAAAAAGAAAAAAATATACAAATCAGAAAAATATTGAGTTAGGTGAAAATGAATGAAATCAAATAAAATAATTATTGGAACAAGAGGAAGCATTTTGGCACTTGCACAAGCGGAAAAAGTGAAGAAAATGCTTATTAAAAAATATGACGAATTAAGAGAAAATGAGAATTTTTGCGAAATTGAAGGATTTGAGAAAAAAAATCCACTGGAAATAGAACTGAAAGTTATAGTTACAAAGGGAGATAAGGATTTAAGGGACTTTACAAAAATAAAAGGAACTACGCAAAAGGACTTGTTTGTGAAGGAAATTGAAAAGGAAATGCTGGAAAATAAAATAGATTTGGCGGTGCATTCGTTAAAGGATATGCCACAAAACACTCCAGAAGGGCTTTTGAATGCGTGTTTTCCAATGAGGGAAGACAACCGTGATGTGCTTGTTTCAAAAAATGGAAAGAAATTAAAAGAACTTGATAAAAATTCTGTAATTGGGACAGGGAGCATAAGACGGGAAAAGGAGCTTCTAAATTTGCGAAATGATGTAAAGATAAAAGCAATTCGAGGTAATATTCACACAAGGCTGAAAAAACTTGATGATGAGGAATATGATGCAATTGTGCTGGCTGCGGCTGGATTAAAAAGAGTTGGGCTGGAAAACAGAATTACTGAATATTTTGATACAGATTCATTTATGCCAGCACCAGG is a window encoding:
- a CDS encoding cyclophilin-like fold protein — protein: MKKFILIVIAFILLFANQIFGKGENNMKIKINGYILAVELAENSTTDELKKRLSKGSITLNMKDYGNMEKVGDFEKPLPTNNKQMSTDAGDITLYQGKSLAIYYDKNSWSLTKIGKIKNVSKDELKKILGNGNVKAEFYLD
- a CDS encoding endonuclease, coding for MLTNTNITWGFALLSPFIIPVLILLTVWFFVSKRKFNFLIAFTILSLLFVRYLRFPYDTVNRNSELEISKNFLIKRALSSDSEHEVYKLVDKTKPEDLILYLDGLSKINNNWIGYIEETDSYEGKYGIKPETYFLINSNNVEYNLDEKTLEKRLNLKEIKLQDAEHFVDKFGSKKEIMYQYQLDKTGDLDENISLNSELSKKLETKYKKDRAFYLMFWSVMLLIEIIYLFIKNRKITKSNKD
- a CDS encoding MerT protein, with product MEKNENKFTLKPKDFLVLILFTIIYLFFQKTIYPALAFLFWLIFTMRIEEIIFNALEFLNLSKGTISIIDIVITGIALLTVLMFVFYLGYLCSKFLKKINKTLLGSVMIAILIYFLYKVFTETDENTTMFSPSAREIHIFCTASHIFYTIGVFYSDKVKKILDKIKFKRK
- a CDS encoding cobyric acid synthase, translated to MERKHKNIMLLGTGSNVGKSIINAGFCRIFYQDGYSVVPFKSQNMALNSFITKDGKEMGRAQVVQAEAANIEPQAFMNPILLKPTTDRKSQVIVNGKVYKNMDAREYFAYKHNLKKDIMAAYNHIRDNFDICVLEGAGSPAEINLKEDDIVNTGMAEMADSPVILVADIDRGGVFAAIYGTIMLLEESERKRIKGVIINKFRGDKSLLTPGIEMIEELTNVTVLGVVPFVRLGIEEEDSLGIDKYNVKKEGKIRISVIKLKHISNFTDIDPLSHYNDVSLKYVTKSSELGDEDIIIIPGSKNTVEDMKDLIDKNISREIIRLAKRGTIVFGICGGFQIMGQKIMDPQNIESNLKEISGLDLLDIETVMETAKTTTQYENKIKNADGILAGMEGIEIKGYEIHQGYSYPVNEEKTEIKCIFDDEKLKGAVKGNVVGTYIHGIFDNSEFTNHFLNKVRKLKGLDKVDEDFSFKEYKNREYDKLAQILRENVDIDKVYEIMGME
- a CDS encoding MerR family transcriptional regulator, coding for MQIKEFSEKTGLTPYTIRFYEKKELFRVKRDEKNRRIYDETDIEWIKMLKRLKDMGMKLSEIKKYSDLRYEGNETIKERMEILTNHKKYVNIEIEKWQKYLQNLDDKLEIYENYLKSISEK
- a CDS encoding LysR family transcriptional regulator; the protein is MELRALKYFLVVATERNISNAAKILYVSQPALSKQLKNLEEELGVILFKRGNRNITLTEDGVYFLTKAKEILALVDTAVANLTQEDIVGGEINIGAGESAQMGHIFKIINDMMIDYPNIKTNVTSGNADEMLLKLDNGTLDFAITFGFVDKSKYEHLSLPWCDKWGLLVRKDNFLAKKDYILSKDLENIPLIISKQTNVDNFLAGWIGKSIENFNVVGTFNLLYNASLMAKQNIGSVLCFDGIINTSESNLKFIPLKPELETEMSIIWKKNQTLSNIAKKFLENLKNSISQV
- a CDS encoding DapH/DapD/GlmU-related protein, whose protein sequence is METLLEKIKKVNEILKDDELFKEIHIAKGENEKLIAEMNNGYKTNEEKLEYLEKITGKSINKSVTVSLPFQTDFGKHISFGKNIFVNKEAIFVDLGGITIEDDVLIGPKVSLLTVNHILEPSKRRGLTTGEIIIKKNAWIGAGSTVLAGVTIGENSVVAANSTVTKNVPDNVIVAGTPAKIIKKL
- a CDS encoding alpha/beta hydrolase; this translates as MAIPAIKQVKDSSIKLEQKWDKVFPESNKVEHTKVMFKNRYGITLVGDLYVPKNIGNQKLSAIAISGPFGAVKEQSSGLYAQTLAERGFVTLAFDGSYTGESGGQPRNVPSPEINTEDFSAAVDFLGTQSFIDRDKIGILGICGWGGFALNAGISDTRIKAVATSTMYDMTRVSAKGYNDSVDAEGRYNLKKQLNEARWKAVEDGYADLLPANNLRKEQITKDTPKFVAEYSDFYTTKRGYHPRAVNSNPNGSWTTTGMLPLINMPILEYASEMRTPTLIVAGENAHSRYFSEDAYKALGNKNKELYIVKGAVHTDLYDGGKNHVIPFDKFESFFKANLK
- a CDS encoding SDR family oxidoreductase, producing the protein MKTKYTVITGASSGIGKAVALKFAERNKNLILIARRKNLLEDLKSEILKKNPNLDILVIDFDLTDVYKIPELYSKLNNYHIETLINNAGFGMYGDVKEQPLNKISDMLHLNVEALTLLSSLYVQDYHNEKGSQLINISSAGGYTIVPNAIIYCATKFYVNAFTEGLALELKQNNTQLKAKVLAPAATKTNFGNIATGKTNFDYDKSYPNYHTSEEMANFLIQLYESDKTVGYISRETFEFNLSDGFFQNAFSSKNNVKF
- the cobD gene encoding threonine-phosphate decarboxylase CobD, producing MDFHGGNIYKIFREKNITEILDYSSNINPYGVPESLKQKITENIGILERYPDPDYVELREKLAQLNKVELENIVLGNGATEAIFLFIKVIKPEKVLIVSPTFGEYERAVRACKNSESQKIEIKYFELEEKDEFRLNIGKLKKELEKKYDLVIICNPNNPTGKFLKMAETEEILKECNRYDTKLFIDEAFIEFLKDGLKESIVNSGENKKNLFVTRAFTKFFAIPGLRLGYGIYFDKSLEKKIAEKKEPWSVNNIAEMAGITVLDDTEYIEKTLNWITEEKKYMYERLNEISGIKPYESEVNFICVKIKDELISKGLNVKKLREKMMEEGILIRDASNFKFLDERFFRLAIKDRKSNDRVVSALKEILE